The DNA segment TGCGACCCCTGGTGGACTCGGTGCTCCAGGGGTTCAACGGGACCATATTGGCTTACGGACAGACTGGGACAGGTAAAACGTACACCATGCACGGGGTCTCCAGTGACCCCGAGAGACGGGGTGTCGTCCCAAATTCATTCCATCACATATTCACACACATCTCCAGAACTCAGAAGCAGAAATTTCTGGTGAGGTCATCCTATCTGGAGATCTACCAGGAGGAGATCCGGGATCTTCTCTGcaagaacaacaacaagaagCTGGAACTGAAGGAGAGCCCCGAGTACGGGGTCTACGTCAAAGACCTGTCCTCAGTGGTGACCAAGAACGCCGCCGAGATCCAGCAGGTGATGAACATCGGGGACCAGTCCAGATCGGTGGGCTTCACCAAGATGAACGAGCGCAGCTCTCGCTCCCACGCCATCTTCGTCATCACCGTCGAGTGCAGTGAGACAGGTCCGGACGGGGAGGACCACATACGGGTCGGAAAGCTGAACATGGTGGACCTGGCCGGAAGCGAACGCCAAAGCAAAACGGGTGCCAAAGGCAAACGCCTGAAGGAAGCCATGAAGATCAACCTGTCCCTCTCGGCTCTGGGGAACGTCATCTCAGCTCTGGTGGACGGGAGGAGCAGCCATGTGCCGTACAGAGACTCCAAACTGACTCGCCTGCTTCAGGACTCGCTGGGCGGGAACGCAAAGACCGTCATGATCGCCACGGTGGGACCGTCCCACAAGAACCACGACGAGTCTCTAGCCACGCTGAGGTACGCATGCCGGGCCAAGAAGATCAAGAACAAGCCTCGGATCAACGAGGATCCCAAAGATGCCCTGCTGAGGGAGTTCCAGGAGGAGATCGCCCGCCTGAAGGCTCAGCTGGAGGAGCGAGGGCTGCTGGCGAAAGAGCGCAGGAGGAGACGGGACAGCAAGAGGTTGAGCAGAAACATGGCAGGTCTGGAGGAGGACATCTTGAAAGAGAACCAAGGAGATCATCCGAAAAGTTCAGCCGAGACGGAAGAGGTGAAATATTTCACCAAAGAAGGCAGCGACGTGGAGAAGGCCTTCCAGTATCGGGAGAGCAAGGGCCGGCTGAAGCACCTGAATGGGAACAGgctgagtttggtggaactacAGTGGGACCCGGATGCTCTTGAGAAGGTCATCGAGAAGTACAAGGTATGGATGTGGAGCAGGAGCTGTGGACACAGTCAGCAGTAACTGCATGCCTTTGTTTGAAGGCCATGGAGAGCAAGCTGTTGGAGGGAGGGAAGACCATCATCGACCACACCAACGAGCAGCAGAAGATGCTGGAGTTGAAGAGACAAGAGATCGCGGAGCAGGTCGGTGAGATGCGGCTCACCAGAAACACTCCACCTTGACCTGCTGCAATGCTGTATCGGCTCTCCTGCTGCCAGCAAGGCTGCAGCTCAGGTGGAGCAGACTGGGAGTGTGActgtgcagtggtcagtacctcgCTACAGAGGTCTGAGGGGGAAAGGGGGGGCTCGCAGGGTCAATCCAAGCTGTAGATGCAGGCCCAATCCTGGAGAATATTGCAGTACTTTGGGCGTTTTAAGGCCACTATATGAAAATGTATTGACAAAATACTTGGTTATGCTGCAGCATTTGTGATGGTTTGATACTAATATGTGTTCCTTCAGTACACTGGAGTTATGTTGTTGATTAAGGGAGCAGTTCAAAAAAGAACAATAATTTCATGCacttaatattattaatattatttgtgTTATAGGTGATTTTTATTCCCCATAATATTATGGCTCTTATAAACAACTGTTGCGGCAGCATTGCGATGTATCTGGGTGGATCGTATCAGCACGCCTGTATCGGGATGCGTATCGCACCGTGGGGTTCCTGCCGATACATGGCCCGGCTCACATCTCATGTGATGAAGGTGGTTTCATCCTGCAGATTCGACGTGAGCGAGAGATCCAGcagcaggtggtgctgcagGACGAGGAGACTTTAGAAATGAGAGACACCTTCTCTTCcctgcagcaggaggtggagctgAAGACCAGGAAGCTCAGGAGGGTGAGGACGCCATTCACACGGGAATATTGGGTTCATAAACTGATCCACAGTCTTCTGCAGTTATACGCCAAGCTGCAGATGGTGAAGGCGGAGATGAGGGACGTCGTGGATGAGCACGTCGTAACCAGGCAGGAGCTTGAGGAGACCCAGACGGAGCTCACCAGAGAACTGAAGTACAAGTCAGTAGCTCACACACAGTCTTGTCCTGAGGTCATGAGGCTGGCCACAGCAGATGATCTCATGTTCTGCTCCCAGGTATCTTCTGATTGAGAACTTTATTCCTCCCGAGGAGAAGCGCAAGATCATGAGCAGGCTGCACTTTgacatggaggaggaccagTGGAGACTGCAGCCGGTGATCCCACCAGCAGAGAGGTGCGTCTCCTTCTATTACTTTCACTGTTGCGGGACCACTGTAAGGTGTCGCCTCAAATCCACAGCCCTTCCTCGACATGAACATTTGTTCTGACTCAGAGTGTTGCTGACATGTATCTTCTGAATGATGATTTTTTGATGGAATCTCTCTTTAGTTCCCCCCCTCAAGCCAGGAAGAGGCCGCTCTCTGCTGTGGGGTACAAGAGGCCCATCAGCCAATACGCACAGATGGCTGTTGCCACGGCGACTGGGGCACCGTATCGATTCCAGGTCAGGATCCAGTATCTCAAAATAGTggtatgaaaatgtcatgattgCTGGTGGTGTGAGAATGTGGTCGCCATGGAAACTGTTGATGAGGTAATCTCCTGACTCATCAGGGGGAAAACTATGTTGACGAGGATTTGGATTTGAAATGTGGGTGTGTCCTTTCTGACAGTCAGAGAATATCATGCTGTTGGAGTTGGACATGTCGCCTCCGACGATGTTCAACTTGAACCTGAAGGGAGCCTTTCTGGAGAGAGCGCCGTGTCCCtggctgctgcaggactttctGGGCGCCGTCCCCCCGCGAGAGAGGAACAATTCAACATCCAGAGTCAGGAAATCCAGATCCTGGTGAGAGACCAACGCTGCGTCTACTGTCGGTGATGCATCCGATGTCTGATACCGGAGGCTGGGAACAGCAACAGCTGCTGAAGAAGAGGTTTTCAGTTTAATCAAACTGCCGGGAGCAGAGAAACAATGTAAAATTGCATTAGTGCAAAAGCTTAAACATATTCCATCATCAATGTCTACATTAAATATGGCAGAGAATATGACTTAGATGCTCCAAGCCAACCCTctgcagcagcgccacctgtgTCTCAGCTGAGTATTTCTACTGTGTCATTCAGAAACTCACATTCAGACCGTTCGCTCTGCAGGTATCAAGCAACGAGATCAGCATCTGTCTCTTCATCATCCCCATCGACCACATCTGGATCTCACGCTCACAGACAGAGGCCATCGTCCGCCGCTTACATCCAACAGGACCCGATGCAGACGGACCCCTGACGCCGCCCGATAGTGTCCGACCGTAGTATAGCGCAGACGCCGCACCGTTCGTGATGTGAAAGTGGCTGTTCAGGCTTTAACATGGTGCAACTGCCAGAGTTAATAAGTTCTCCCAGTCAATGTAACGCGCAGCACACTTGGTTTAACCGTTTGGGCAGCTCATTCGTCTTACATTAATAATGATCAACAGCTTCTCCGCTGACTCAAACTTCCCTTTTGTTAGAGAAATAACTTATTCTTCTTGTCATCACCTGCTTTGGAAtgagttttgaaaaatacatgaaaagttACCACTTAAAAAGATAGACAGTATATAAATCCATCTCTGGCAGAAATGCCAAATAATGAGACCAAACCTATGCAAAATCAGCTTTGTAGCTTGTTTACAGTTGCTAGTCAGGTTTTAGTCACATAGTTTTACATTGCTAAATACACATGCTTGTAAACTACAGACTATAGCGTAGTCTGTGTTCATCATTATCCGCATGctgcttttttattcatttgtcatgaTGAGTCAAACTGCTCCAGTGACTAGGCAGGTGTGatacaacagcaacaaaaggCTCCAGCTTCTCAGCTTCTGTTAAACTAGGTGTGTTGCACGTGTTGTGCATTTGCTTTTAAAGAGGCAGACTGGGCTTGTGcttgcattttttaaacattgtttgCCGACTTGAAGACTGAAGCGTCAAGTTCCAGTCCATTGATTTCTTCTTAAACTGAGCATGCTAGATGAATTCATTTCCTTCAGTGgcacttgtctgtctgtgtggcaCAGCTGTAGTTATTTGAGGGCCCCAGATCACCCACAGTGTCACAGTGTCACAGTCCTCTTGTGGGGTTACCAAAGAGCGcacagagagctggagacagACAACACCACCCGCCGTGAAATGTAGGACAATAGACAGGTAAACAGTGACTTCTCAATTTGCAGCTGGCATCCAGGAGTTACCCAGTTGATGGCTGGTCTGGATCGACAGACAAACGCTTGAACCGGACCGTGAATGGTTTTTGCTATGTTTTGATGATGTAAATAAGAAGCTCAAATCTGCTTGCAGTGAACGTTTTTGATTAGCTGCCTTATTTTCCCATGCTCACACACTCAAAAATA comes from the Synchiropus splendidus isolate RoL2022-P1 chromosome 16, RoL_Sspl_1.0, whole genome shotgun sequence genome and includes:
- the LOC128747328 gene encoding kinesin-like protein KIF3B isoform X1, with the translated sequence MGVRLRRDHLLSMSKSKRCEAVRVVARCRPFSSQEEEECENILEVDDKLGQITIRNPKAPPDEPMKVFTFDAVYDWNSRQNDIYDDAVRPLVDSVLQGFNGTILAYGQTGTGKTYTMHGVSSDPERRGVVPNSFHHIFTHISRTQKQKFLVRSSYLEIYQEEIRDLLCKNNNKKLELKESPEYGVYVKDLSSVVTKNAAEIQQVMNIGDQSRSVGFTKMNERSSRSHAIFVITVECSETGPDGEDHIRVGKLNMVDLAGSERQSKTGAKGKRLKEAMKINLSLSALGNVISALVDGRSSHVPYRDSKLTRLLQDSLGGNAKTVMIATVGPSHKNHDESLATLRYACRAKKIKNKPRINEDPKDALLREFQEEIARLKAQLEERGLLAKERRRRRDSKRLSRNMAGLEEDILKENQGDHPKSSAETEEVKYFTKEGSDVEKAFQYRESKGRLKHLNGNRLSLVELQWDPDALEKVIEKYKAMESKLLEGGKTIIDHTNEQQKMLELKRQEIAEQIRREREIQQQVVLQDEETLEMRDTFSSLQQEVELKTRKLRRVRTPFTREYWVHKLIHSLLQLYAKLQMVKAEMRDVVDEHVVTRQELEETQTELTRELKYKYLLIENFIPPEEKRKIMSRLHFDMEEDQWRLQPVIPPAESSPPQARKRPLSAVGYKRPISQYAQMAVATATGAPYRFQSENIMLLELDMSPPTMFNLNLKGAFLERAPCPWLLQDFLGAVPPRERNNSTSRVRKSRSWYQATRSASVSSSSPSTTSGSHAHRQRPSSAAYIQQDPMQTDP
- the LOC128747328 gene encoding kinesin-like protein KIF3B isoform X2; the encoded protein is MGVRLRRDHLLSMSKSKRCEAVRVVARCRPFSSQEEEECENILEVDDKLGQITIRNPKAPPDEPMKVFTFDAVYDWNSRQNDIYDDAVRPLVDSVLQGFNGTILAYGQTGTGKTYTMHGVSSDPERRGVVPNSFHHIFTHISRTQKQKFLVRSSYLEIYQEEIRDLLCKNNNKKLELKESPEYGVYVKDLSSVVTKNAAEIQQVMNIGDQSRSVGFTKMNERSSRSHAIFVITVECSETGPDGEDHIRVGKLNMVDLAGSERQSKTGAKGKRLKEAMKINLSLSALGNVISALVDGRSSHVPYRDSKLTRLLQDSLGGNAKTVMIATVGPSHKNHDESLATLRYACRAKKIKNKPRINEDPKDALLREFQEEIARLKAQLEERGLLAKERRRRRDSKRLSRNMAGLEEDILKENQGDHPKSSAETEEVKYFTKEGSDVEKAFQYRESKGRLKHLNGNRLSLVELQWDPDALEKVIEKYKAMESKLLEGGKTIIDHTNEQQKMLELKRQEIAEQIRREREIQQQVVLQDEETLEMRDTFSSLQQEVELKTRKLRRLYAKLQMVKAEMRDVVDEHVVTRQELEETQTELTRELKYKYLLIENFIPPEEKRKIMSRLHFDMEEDQWRLQPVIPPAESSPPQARKRPLSAVGYKRPISQYAQMAVATATGAPYRFQSENIMLLELDMSPPTMFNLNLKGAFLERAPCPWLLQDFLGAVPPRERNNSTSRVRKSRSWYQATRSASVSSSSPSTTSGSHAHRQRPSSAAYIQQDPMQTDP